In Artemia franciscana chromosome 14, ASM3288406v1, whole genome shotgun sequence, the genomic stretch CCACACAGACgcacaaaaaaagttttccagCCAAAGTCAGAGAGGTCAAGTCTAGGGAGAAAACTTATACAGAGCCTGCTGCACAAAGAGGACATGCATaacctggaaaaatattttctgagcAAAACCACTTATTAGATGGTGAGATTAGGAGTTGATGTGCAAATGTGTTGATGCACTCATCAgctatattaatgaaaatcaaaattcagACTACGTAAAAGATATTTACAAGAAAGCGTACAAGGCACGCTTTCATCAAGGTTGCCTGACCTCACTGAGGTCATGCAAACCGAGGTCGTgaaggggcagttgcccccctgCTCCATAGCAAATTAAACCCTTGTTTTTCGGGCTACATTTCTAAAATACCATCATTATATACTAGACAATgggaaaagaagaaataaatgatAAGTTACCGACCTATAATTTCCTTCCTGGGCTCGTCTTTGTACAAAACTTGCCCCAAGCTCTGTCACTCTTTCAAGCGTTGCTTTCCTAATTGGAGTCATAGGCATGCTAGGTTTTGATCGTGGTTGGTGGGTAATTCTTCTAAAACCGTTAGGtgaacttgaaacttttggaaAGTTATTTCTGAATGTCTGGTTTTCGTAGGGACCAAAACTAACTTGCTTTTTAtgttcaataatattttttacttgATCTAATGCATATCCAAATTCCTTTTCAGATTCTTTGAACATGGTCTCATCTTCAGAGTCACTTGTCTCATATTCCTCAATGTCAACAACAACAGGTTCTTGAACTATAGACGTTTGTTCATCAATTGTGGCAAGCTTCAAGTCAGCAAATGTTAGCATTGAATTTTCGTTTTTCTCTTCTTGTGCACTTTCATCCTGATTTGAGTAATTTAAATTGTCTGTTATATTTTTAGAggaatgaaaaaatttgttcttgGGTTCCttgactattccctctttttgtGAATCATTGCTAACCGAAGGCAGACTTATATTACGCCCTCTTTGAGGATTACGAACTTTATCTTTCGGAACATTATTTTTCGAAGCAGACGTAGCAtattttttgcatttgtttttcTGAGTTTCTTGGAATTTAGGGGATTGTGTACTTTGAAGCAAAGAGTCTACTTCAGTGCTAGGTCTTAAAGTATCATCTTGATTGGAGGCAATATTCTGTAACTCTTTTGGAGACACATCTCTAGCATCTGAGCAACTCAGCAGTGGAGAATTAGTAGAAGCAGCAAGCACAAGATTAGGTTCACACTGCCTTAGCTCAGCCAAGATTTCCTCTTTCAACTGTCTTTTAAGGTCTTCGGTCCCAGCATTACCCACAACTCTGTTTGTTAATACACCAACTTGAGCAGTAGTCCCATCAGTCCTTTCAATTATCGATCTTTCAACTCGCTTTTCTTCATAAAAGTATAGGGATCCCTGATTTTGAGGCTGATTTCTAAATAATAAAGATGCCATTTGCTCTTGTAAATgaattatttgttcattttgtcTAACAATAGCTGCTAAGAAAGTGTCAATGCGATTATCAGACAACTGTTGATTATATATTGGTGTTGTTAAAACTGGCTGGCTTAATAGAATTTCATTCCTTGGTGATTCTGGTTTCCTTGGCAGGATTACTGATGGAAGTTCCAAGACTGGAGGTGCAACATATTCATCTCTCTGTAATCAAAAGTGTCCTATCAGTCTATACGCATCTTTTCAACTCAATGGAACTATCAAACAGGGGAAGATTCACCCAAAAGACTGGACTAAGGGATCTAGGGCTtaggaagttaaaaatacttaggATATGTCTTTACGAACTGGCCAATAGGAAAATATGGACAGAAAAACAataacttgcaaaaaaaaaaaaacattctgtaATTATTCTTTAGATGTTTAGCACTTACTTTGTCAAGACCAAGACAGAGGGTAactaagatatatatatatgaagcaAAGACTAGCactttaattttgtaaataataatcCTAAATATAATCCTTTCAAAAAGTAAGTTATAAGGATGGTTAAATTAGGGAGTTTATGTTGGCTCTTTTAAGTATTTTAGGAAGAGATTTGTGAAGTATTACCAATTTACAGTTAAAACTTGTTTATCCTTTTTAAGTCTGCAGTAAATTATTACCattaaatgaactgaaattactataaaaatttctttcaatatccaatagGCTATGAATAAAAGAGAAGTtcatataaaacaataacttTACTATAAAAAGATTGGTATACTTACAGTTACTTTTAGACATAGTCACCGATGATTAAGACATTCGCCATATGTGGACAAACTTTTCAATACTCTCTTCAAAGAACACTGCTGCTAATGAAATCAAATTATCCTTGGCGTTGGTTTGAAAGCACTAGGTCTATCTTTCAAGCCACAGCTTCAGTTCAATGATAAAATGAAAGTTGCTGGGTGCTAAGTCAGGACGAAACAGTGGGTGATCAAAAATATCCCGTTGTAATTGTTCCAGAAGCCGTTGAGTTGCATCAGTATTTTATAGAACTTTCAAGTTATCACATTCAAGAGTAGTGAGGAGTGGGAGCAGAAGGGGGTGGCGTTTACACTGGGATACCCTACAGTCCTCAACAAAACTTTCAAGTTATCACAGACAGGCAAATGACAAGGAGCTATCATTCCATGCCTGCATAATGgaatttatggtgatttaaGGTAAGGTGAAAAACAGCCAGGATTGAAATATGATTGAGTTAAACTATGAATTGGTTTTCTTTGGTAAATTTGATGGAAAATGAGCCGATTTACATGTTAATTTCAAGCTTTAGGTTtgtgttgcatttttttttttaacagagttaaaaagttttaacagaaaaaatagGTTGGTAAAGGAGAACTCTGTATTCAATGAGCTTATTACAACAAAATCTTTTAATATTCACCATTTAATAAGCAATTGCAATTACTGAATAGCATTCAAAAGTGGTTGTTGAAACTTATTACATTAATTCATTGCTTATTGCATGGCAGAATACAGTAAGCTGCAATTTgttcttttcatgaaaattcttgatatatttatctattaggGTGGACTATAAATCTTATGCAACTTGCCACTCTACTTTCaatcaaaactttaattttctttctttccatttttactATAATTCCTGCATTCAAAACCTAgcaccaatcaaaagttacaaacccaagaaaatttgcaatagttggaaaatagggggaaacaccccttaaaagtgatagaatcttaacaaaaatcacacctcaggttcagcatatcagagaaccttacatTAGAAGTTctaagttcctatctacaaaaatgtggaattttgtattttttaccacatgacagatcacagatgcatgtttatttgtttttcttttttttcaaggggtaactgtatcaacccagtggtcctagaatgtcacgacagggctcattctgacaGAATTTAagagttctaatgccctttttaagtgaccaaaaaaattggagggcacctagaccccctcccacactcactttttccacaaagtcactggatcaaaattctgagataaccattttattcagcatagtaaaaaaaacctatgtctttggggacaactcaCTCCCCCCCCACTCCTGTCCTCCTTAAGACAAATTCCATATAAATGATCCATTTTCAAGTATAATACttgaaacaaatattaaatgAGGAATCAAACAATGTTTTGTTCAATGAGATTCCTGTCTCATAACATAAATCTATCACaactaaattaaatgaaattaaaaaaaagtacaaattgtataaaatagaggcaaaaaaaattggaacatgtattaataaaaacaaccaaataTACAAATTACTTCTGTTTGACCACATTTAGGGGAGAACTGAAATGGCAATtttagtgaagaaaaaaaaattctttctgagtCACATATTCAAGAGGTATTGATTTAAAACAGTCAAATACAATAAACAttacaattaataaataatttaatgctGTCATTTTGGGCAATATTCTAtgatgctttattttttttttgtgaatgggTTTTTAGacctattaaaacaaatagacctattcttgatttaaaaaaaatcagatctaatggatattaatattatttaaaactgaTTTATGAATGTGGAGAACAATGAAAGTAAACATGATAACACAATTAACCAAACAGTTGCTTATTATAAACTAAGAAATGTGGTGTTTAAGCATTCTTTTTAGTCTTGTACAAACTTATACCCTAGGGTAGTATTAATGTACTACCACTCCCCTTCAAAAGGAAATACTATAAATTCTgtaaacaactttaaaaaacttgtaattACTTACTTGTACACTTATTAAAAGTGCTTCAGGTTTTAACCCCTCCTATTATGTtcaaatgtatagcccaaattccaaaatgtctatgcatttattattttctttatttcattgaTGTAGCTCCTTTGCTGTTAAATTTGTCTAAAGAAAATAGTGACATATtgaaaaatccaagaaaaatatataatttgggctacatatttgcacattaagggagGAGGAGGGTAAAGTAAAGTGAGTGCTGTTAGGAATGATATATGAAGCctattctataatttttaaagtTGCTTTCAAAGCTTTATATAGTTTCCTTTAGAAGAAGTAAGATTGTGCCCTAAACCCTAAAAATACACCAAGCCAatcaaaaaaacaacagaacaaAATCAAGCCAGTTTTTATATAGTATAGGGTTAACCCATTTCTGGTTGCTTTGGGAGTggatacttgtatgatatatgCCCTACCTAATATCCTTTACCTAATTAGAACCTTggattttccataattttgttaataaagtattatatattcatcatattttgatcccaaaattatagaaaatccAAGGTTCTAATTAGATGAAGAAAATTAGGTAGGAAGTATATTATAAAAGTATTAGTATATACCATATATTAGGGTTCTAGGTTAAAATAATCCCCCTCAAAAAAGGATACTATAAACTTCTGAAAACaatccaaaaaatataaatacttagGCTACTTAAATCATTCCTAAGTGTACTTCACTTTACCCTTACTCAACCCCCTAACTTGCACACATATAGCCtgaattacatattttctattttttttttatgttactcTTTGTTAAACAGATTTAATGGCAAAGAGGCAATATCAACTaaacaaaaacatagaaaaatgcataaataatatgtaatttgggctatacatttgcatattagggggtgAGGAGTTGGTAAAGGCTATCAGCATATAGTTGACAAGGGAACTACAAAAGTTAGagaacaattataaaaaaatcctAATATAATTACTcatatcattcctaaaagcaATCCACTTTACTTTATCTGAAGTGATCAACAAATATACAGCCtatctatatattttatgtaggctattttctgtttcttgaaTTTGTCAACATTGATTTAAATATAGTGTTGGCATATTAggctaagctaaaaaaaatgacatggtAATAtgattggaaaaataaatagggctatatatttgtacattagagGGGATGTATTACTGGGAGCAGGGTGAAGAACTTTTAGGAATGATACAGCCAAGGCTAAGTAGTCtaaatattttggaatttttaaaagttgttttGAGATATTCATGGTGTTTTCTTCTGAGGAGAGAGCATTGTATATTAGTTGCTTTATTTAGTCTATATTTATCTTTCAGCTAGCCTAACAGATcaatcaaaatagaaataaccaaaataccaattCTACCTTGCCATTAGCCTAATCAATGCTCCCAAATTTACACTGACTTAATTTTCACTGCTAATTTTGACCATAGACAG encodes the following:
- the LOC136035431 gene encoding uncharacterized protein LOC136035431, whose amino-acid sequence is MEEDDQPRTDFELNLFSKRDEYVAPPVLELPSVILPRKPESPRNEILLSQPVLTTPIYNQQLSDNRIDTFLAAIVRQNEQIIHLQEQMASLLFRNQPQNQGSLYFYEEKRVERSIIERTDGTTAQVGVLTNRVVGNAGTEDLKRQLKEEILAELRQCEPNLVLAASTNSPLLSCSDARDVSPKELQNIASNQDDTLRPSTEVDSLLQSTQSPKFQETQKNKCKKYATSASKNNVPKDKVRNPQRGRNISLPSVSNDSQKEGIVKEPKNKFFHSSKNITDNLNYSNQDESAQEEKNENSMLTFADLKLATIDEQTSIVQEPVVVDIEEYETSDSEDETMFKESEKEFGYALDQVKNIIEHKKQVSFGPYENQTFRNNFPKVSSSPNGFRRITHQPRSKPSMPMTPIRKATLERVTELGASFVQRRAQEGNYRDNQRLQLKKDSHSEVSIALARLSNKYNLPSTDTSVRADETDNATSETNFSLSTQQYLQKYGLMN